In Drosophila simulans strain w501 chromosome 3R, Prin_Dsim_3.1, whole genome shotgun sequence, a single window of DNA contains:
- the LOC6727464 gene encoding uncharacterized protein LOC6727464: protein MSMIQDETKASVISVVKPPPSWVEWCERNAKPIERRLIQERRYLTRWQIPGPMKKAQWREFYEWAASRAMPKELPVPVKQPIPCVAKFLPCARKPRAIDPDEFQEKVAKLATPLERKMTPKHQYIYPVQPYSPIIVWGQPPLHDKGRPFKPPNKPCCFFNADIEDKWWAELRFPIRKAALKARITPRILSLSKPKITPQFPPHCYHPEHIYDVLNVKPPRRKKFTPQGWRLHQIRLLYLSKPVSRPEYEYFYM, encoded by the coding sequence ATGAGTATGATACAAGATGAGACCAAGGCCAGCGTAATCAGCGTGGTTAAGCCGCCACCGAGTTGGGTGGAATGGTGCGAGCGGAATGCCAAGCCGATCGAACGTCGTCTCATCCAGGAGAGGCGCTACCTAACCAGATGGCAGATTCCCGGACCGATGAAGAAGGCGCAGTGGAGGGAGTTCTACGAGTGGGCAGCCTCCAGAGCCATGCCAAAGGAACTACCGGTGCCGGTCAAACAGCCCATACCCTGTGTGGCCAAGTTCTTGCCATGCGCCAGAAAGCCACGCGCAATCGATCCGGACGAATTTCAGGAGAAGGTCGCCAAGTTGGCCACGCCACTGGAACGGAAAATGACGCCGAAGCATCAGTACATCTACCCGGTCCAACCCTACTCCCCAATAATTGTCTGGGGTCAGCCGCCACTCCATGACAAAGGACGACCCTTTAAGCCCCCTAATAAGCCCTGCTGCTTCTTCAATGCCGACATCGAGGACAAATGGTGGGCCGAACTGCGCTTTCCCATCCGCAAGGCTGCTCTCAAAGCCAGGATAACTCCGCGCATCCTTAGCCTGTCGAAACCAAAGATCACGCCTCAGTTCCCACCGCATTGCTATCATCCGGAGCATATCTACGACGTGCTCAATGTCAAGCCGCCACGGAGGAAGAAGTTCACTCCCCAGGGATGGCGTCTCCACCAGATCAGATTGCTATATCTTTCGAAGCCTGTGTCCCGGCCCGAATACgagtatttttatatgtaa
- the LOC6727463 gene encoding uncharacterized protein LOC6727463, with amino-acid sequence MNSEAFGTHLGKIKTSEPSIAPINSYHEFVEQETLYVKPKVQGPQPSWAAWCERNSKPVKRVRPRECRKLTPWQKNGPMTIRDWKHFLAWAAFRAGPKNPQLQRPAKPFCAAKYLPCALQKRQLDEDELRERMLMLAKPRKITEKYNTPDLPPAYSPAISWGKPPHRDPGRPFKPPYVPACFPTDELEADFWAQLRFPVRQAALLGKITPRIQSLAKPRVYPPTTHCLINKNMLHPLDVQPPPRKKFTHRGWRLHQIRLLYLSKPVSRNETIFF; translated from the exons atgaacaGTGAAGCTTTTGGAACCCACTTGGGCAAAATAAAGACTTCTGAGCCATCGATAGCCCCCATAAACTCCTATCATGAATTTGTTGAGCAGGAAACATTGTACGTAAAACCCAAGGTGCAAGGGCCGCAGCCCTCTTGGGCGGCATGGTGCGAACGAAACTCAAAGCCCGTGAAACGTGTACGGCCTCGTGAGTGCCGAAAGTTGACC ccgTGGCAGAAAAATGGTCCGATGACCATTAGGGATTGGAAGCACTTCCTTGCCTGGGCTGCTTTCCGGGCAGGGCCTAAAAATCCACAGCTCCAGAGACCTGCAAAGCCTTTCTGTGCGGCCAAATACTTGCCATGTGCCCTGCAGAAGCGCCAGCTGGACGAGGATGAGTTGCGGGAAAGAATGTTGATGTTGGCAAAGCCCCGAAAGATCACCGAGAAGTATAATACGCCTGACCTACCGCCAGCGTACTCCCCGGCGATCTCTTGGGGCAAGCCACCGCATCGCGATCCCGGTCGACCATTCAAACCTCCTTACGTTCCCGCCTGTTTTCCAACCGACGAACTGGAGGCGGATTTCTGGGCCCAGCTCAGATTTCCTGTCCGGCAGGCAGCCCTCTTGGGAAAGATCACTCCCCGCATCCAGTCTCTGGCCAAACCACGGGTATATCCACCTACTACGCACTGcctcattaataaaaatatgttgcatCCGCTGGATGTTCAGCCGCCACCACGAAAGAAGTTCACCCACCGAGGCTGGCGGTTGCACCAGATCCGACTGTTGTACCTGTCCAAGCCGGTTTCTAGAAATGAAACGATATTCTTCTAA